The Oryctolagus cuniculus chromosome 13, mOryCun1.1, whole genome shotgun sequence sequence TGTATTCCCCAACCTCCACGTCCAACCCACCCCTGTCATTCAAGAAATCACCCAGAGAACCCCCTACTTACCCAAAGAGGCATTGTGACAAAGTTTTCTGTCATAACACTCAAACCCCTCCTTGGCCCTCCAGCCATAGTTCCCTCCTTTAATAATGAGGTCAACTTCTTCAAACTTGTTCTGGCCCACATCCCCACAGAAGATCCGGCCTCGGCCCCGGCGCGTGATGGGGTCCCCGCGGTCCACGGCACAGCGCCACATGTTTCTGACCCCATAGGCATAGATGGCgggatgagctcctggctcagaaACAAATGGATTGTCCCAGGGGATTCGGTACTGCCTGCCATCGGAGCCTGCCCCATTCACATTGATCCTTAACACTTTTCCCAGCAGTGAGCTTCTGAAAGACAGAAGGCCAGAGACACGCACAAGTGAGCAAGCGCACTGGAGGAGACCACCCAGCAGGCCGATGACTGTCAATACCACAAGGCCACTGAGAGTCGCATGGAGGAGCCACGACTCAcgcttttcttttaaagataccCAAGAGGCTAAAATTTACCCAATTTTGACACCAGAACTACTAGGAAAGTTTGGTGGGATCCTGGTTCACAGAACCCTGAGCAAGTTGTGGCTACAATTTGTTATTTttgggggggctggcattgtggaacacCTGGTTATGCACAACccgcaactctggcatcccatatgactgccagctcaagtcccagtccccctacttcagatccagctccctgctgatgctcctgggaaagcagcagaaaatggcccaagtgcctgggcctctgcacccacatgagagtgccagatggatggagttccaggctcctggctttggcctggcccagcaccagctgtcatgggagtaaaccagcaacaaatggaagatatctctttctctcactctctttctctctctgtaactctacttttcaaataaataaaataaatctttacaaaattttttGGATGAAGATGGTTTATCTCCAACTGGTCTACTACTACGAATTTTTACCAGAAGCTGGCTGCATTCTTCCTTGTCTAACAATGCACTTAGTGGAAAGAAGGGTTTTTGAGAGGCTCTGCCAATGACTATGGTCTCTTGACTGAGTTTTCACATTTGTAAAGTGGGGAAAACAGCACTACCTTGCAATGTCCAATGAACTGTCCTGTGTACAACACCCAGTAGAGTTGCTGAATCACAGTAGGTATTGGACAAATGTTAGCTTAGTGTTATTATCAACCTTAATGTTTTTATTGCCAGGAATAATGGAAGCCAAGTGCTTACTGGGTACAGAGGGCAGAAAAACCACATGATCTCTCTCTGGGCAGTACGGCATCATTGGGCTCTGGTGCCAGACTGAGTTGGAATTTTGGGTGTGCCACTTACTGACTGTGTATATATctgcattttctcatctgtaaaataggtaTCATAATACCTACACTTCATAGGATTCACTCACTCCATACATATTTGCGGAGTGAATACCTAGGCCCAGGCACTGTTCCTGATGCTGGTGAAACACTAcctaacaaaataaatgaaaattcttgCCCTTGAAGGTTGTTAGAATGATGTTCTCAAATGCACACAAAACACTTAGAGTGCTTGAGGTATAGCAATCACCCAACACACATTACGTCTCATTAACTTCTCATGAGTCTCCAgggcctagcacagtgcctggaacacagtgCTCAATATTGTTGAGTTTAATTCAGTTGGATGATTGGTGTGGTACATAATGTCCTGCTAACTTGCAGTTAAGATTCTGAATCTTTCCCTACATAGCACTTTGAGGGTTACAGTACGTCTCCAGAATTTTAACTACTAAGTACACAAAGTCTAAAATTTATAGGTCAGAAAGCCAAATAGTCTTCCTACTTgcctcaatggaagagaatacATGTTGCAGTAAGTGATTTGGGTTTGCCTCTGTCTCAGCCAAAACCAAGGGCTCACTCTTAAGGGACACAGGCTCACTCTAAAGGATCAGGGCCCAGTCTGCACCCAGCTTACTTGTTCTGAGCATTTCCAAACTTGCCAAAGGGATCCCCGGCCTGCCCTCCGTCCCCAGTGAATATGTACATATAGCCATCCACGCCAAAAAGAATTTGTCCACCATTGTGATTTGAGGCCGGTTCTTCTATCTCCAAGATGACCctagaagagacaaagaggagccagcactgtagcacagtgggttaaagccccagcccacagggccggcatcccatataggcgccagtttgagtcccggctgctccacttccgatttagctctctgctatggcctgggaaagcagcagaagatgggccaaagtccttgggcccctgcacccacatgggagacctggaagaagctcctggctcctggcttcaaatcagctcagctctggctgttgcaatcatgtggggagtgaaccaactgatggaagacctctctctctctctctctctggctctctctctctctctgtaactctgcctttcaaataaataaaataaaactttaaaaaaagaagaagaagaagaaaaagaaactatacCCTTAGGCTTTGACACAGGCTGAATAAAGCTGCATCCTGTTGATATCCCCCAGAAACCCTGGCCCAAGCCCACAGGATCTGCCAAGGCAGTCAAGACCTGCTACAGAGTTTCCAAGGATCATGAAGCACACAGTTGCAGGCTCTGAAATGCCCCTGGTTTCCTGGTATGACTCCCTTATGGGTCATTTTTCTTCCATACCTTGACCTCACAGGCTAAGACACAGCCTTGGCAGCAATCATGCCATGACTCTTTGCTCAACCAGAACTCTCAATCTCTTCCTCTGAGCAACTTATCAGGACTTATTCTAcctgttcatttttctttccagtCCTCCAACCTAACTATAATAGTTAAAAAAGATAAGGcatgaaagagaagaaggaaaacagGCAGAAGGAGTGGAAAGAGCATGAGTTTGAGGCCAAATTGAACGGAATTGTCATCTGATCATGGCCTTATGCCACAGCTCCCTGTGAGGGTGAGAAATCTCAtgttctgggggccagtgctgtggcgcagcaggttaagcctccacctccgatgccagcatctcataggggcacaagatagagacccagctgctccacttccaatccagctccctgctaacgtgcctgggaaagcagaagaagacaacccaagtgcttggttcctgcacccttttgggagacccggaagaagctcctggctttggcccagcccagccccagctgctgtggccatttgcggagtgaaccagtggatggaaggtatctctccaTCACCagctctttcactctctccccaCAACTCGTCTCTcctcctctataactctgcttttcaaataaataaaaatgaataagtaaatataaaataagaaatccCATGTTCTAGGGTCTAATGGACATAAAATAACCAGActgctattttatttaatatattgataCTATCTATGATCATTTCCGAAACTCTTAAGGTTCTTGACACTTGCTTACCCTCTGTACAAGCAAACAAGCTTGACTCTCATCAGGGTAAGTCATGGCGCTGCCCCTCAAAGCCCCTCAACTCACGGGCTGTGTTTTCTAATCAACAATGATcccgaggccagcactgtggagtagtgggtaaagccgctacctgcggtgctgacatcccatatgggcaccggttggagtcccagctgctccacttccgatccagctctctgctatggcctgggaaagtagcagaagatggcccaagtccttgggcccctgcacccatgtgggagacccaaaagaaggttctggctcctgccttttgaTCAGCTCAGtttgaccactgtggccatctggggagtaaaccagcagatggaaagcctctctctctctgcctctgtatctctgcctttcaaataaaataataaatcttagaaacaaaaagctggagccggcactgtggcgcagtgggttaatgccctggcctgaagtgctggcatcccatgtgggcgctggttctagtcccagctgctcctcttccaatccagctctctgctatggcctgggaaagcagtagaggatggcctaagaccttgggcccctgcacccgtgtgggagacccagaagaagctcctggctcctggcttcggatcagtgcagctccaaccattgcagccatctggagagtgaaccatcggacggaagacctctctatctctgcctctcatctctctgtgtaactctgactttcaaataaataaatctttaaaaaagaaacaaaaaacacacacagcaaTCCCTTTCTCACCATTTTCAACTTTAGACTGCTCTAAAACCAGTAGGGTTTGCTCTGTATCATCTCCAAAGACTGACTGGCATTAAATGGGCACACAAGACCAGAACTGCATTCTTGTATGCATGACTCACCTCTCTGATTTTGGGTCAGCTTTGTTGGGATCAGCTGGAGAAACCTTCATCTCACTAATCCGGATCTTTTCAACCTTCTTTTTGCCCAGAAATGAATAGTAAATATAGAATTTGCGGTTGCGGCGGAATTTGGGATGAAAAGCCAAACCCAAAAAGCCCCTTTCGTCCCCAATCCATGGAGTGGTCAACACAACGCTCTTGAGGTCCAGGAAGGGTTGCTCCAGGCGACTGCCATCAGGGAGATAGACCCACACCACTCCCACCTGCTCGGCAACAAAGAAGCGATGGGAGCCGTCCCCTGCGTGGACCATGGAGACAGGGTTCCTCAGCCCGTTGGCCACCTCAGCgaggcagagctgcaggcagcccTCAGGGTCCTCGGCCACCACGCCCAGCTGGCGGTTGAGATGGTCATTCCTCAGGACGTTTGGGAAGCAGTAGTCCTCGTCAGGAAGGTTGAGGAGGTGGCAGAAGCGGGCACTGTCCTTCGCTTGGGCATCCTGGAGACCACGGTCATTGGTCAGCAGGGAGATGGCGGAGTGGCAGTTGGAGTGGAATGCAGAGCAGTAGTCAGAGCAGAGACCAGGAAGGTTCCGCAGGGGCGTGTGCGGGTTCTCAGCGTCGTAGAGGTGAGCAGCGTAGGGCGAGCACtcctggaaaggaaaggaagctcCATGTGAGTTtgaggaagcagaagaaaaacaatttgggggaaaaaataatCAGGATTCTGGAGTTTTTGCTACCAGCCACCCGTAAATCACTTCTCTGTGACCCAAATTGTCTACCCAGGCAatgcccctggaaggcagaagggggAAAATGATATTAATGTACCTCTCATATTCACGGCACTAATGCTAGCCTTTCAGCTTAGTTCTTTAAAACACTTAAGTTTTATTAAAGGATGTATAGATTTAAAAGAAGACAGAACCAAATACTTCAATCATTCTCTTTCTTATAAATGCCATAGCTGCAAGATTTTGTTTCCTTACAAGATTCTCAAGCAATTTGGTAGAAATTTCATGTTTGTTAAATCTGGGTGTTACAGATACCATGTTGATTATTTCAGTGGCTTGATTTTGTTCATATTTCTGTTTGTTGGGAATATTTTATGATTAAAATGATCAAAATAGACATTCAGTATGTCACTCCCAGAGCCTCGGTGTTTAGTCATTTCTTCACATCTTATTAGAAACATCTTATTAGAAACATTTAAGTgtttaacacacacacagcaccaggcTGGGAGCTCTACATACGTATTTTAATTGTGGCTACAGGGCAATATACCTACTGTTTACGCAAAGAAGACTGTGCCCGAGGGAGTATCTGCTTCTGACATATCCCTAGATTGTCAGATTGTTTAGGGGTAAAATAGCATACTGGGAACAGACAACCAACTTTCAACTCAATGAAAGACAGATGCAACTGGGATTTGGAAAGAAAGGCAGGTCTAAGGAGTACAGTTGGGGCAGAGGAATACAACAGGGTCCACTGGCCCAAGAGCCCCCTTGTGATCACTAAGGGCTGTCTCTTCTGTGCCAGCCAGCCTGTGCAGAGCTGTCTCACTGTTCTCTTATCACCCCAAGAGACCAGCAACACTTTCCACGTGCATTGGAGCTCCCTGCTCTCTCTTATTTCCCAGCTGTGGACTGCAGAGCAAGCTCTTGGTTGCTGGGTAGAGAAGGAGTCCAGAGACTcacagtgcctgtccctgggCTCTGTTTCAGGTGAGGACACTCAGCTGAGCTGCTGACAAGAACCAATAcgaccagctctttttttttttttttttttttttttttgacaggcagagtggacagtgagagagagagacagagagaaaggtcttcctttttgctgttggttcaccctccaatggtcgccgcggccagcacgctgcggcaggcgcaccacgctgatccgatggcaggaaccaggtacttctcctggtctcccatggggtgcagcgcccaagtatttgggccgtactccactgcactcccgggctacagcagagagctggcctggaagaggggcaaccaggacagaatccggcgccccgaccgggactagaacccagtgtgccagcgccgcaaggcagaggattagcctactgagccgtggcgctggccacaaCCAGCTCTTGATGTCACCTGACTCTGTTCATTCTTGGGGAGCAGAAACAAGAAGAGAGGGGAGCCAGAAATAAGGATGACGTACCAGGGAACAGAAGGGGGCTGGCAGAAGTAGAACCTCCAGCATGCTTTTATGCAGCCTTTGGAAGTTTTCAAGTTTGCTTCCACTCAGCTTAGTAAGCAAAGTTTCTGCTTTCAGGATAAGAAAACAAAGACCCAGGCAGAGTGTTTCCTCAGTGCCTGGCTGACCGAGCTTACTCTTGTCAGAGCTCAGAAAACCATTTGGTAAATGGGCCAAAAGGGCACAAGAGTCTAAGCATCTAGATCTGTGCCCCAGTACTCTCTGGCTTTGGAGGAGTCATTTAAAATGCCTGAATCCTCAGCAAACAGGGGTCATTATCACTGCCTGCAGAATCCCTGCCGGGAGCACACCAGCAAGGGAAGAGAGGGTTCCTTGCAGATTTTAACAAAGGAACACAGGGAGGGTTATTTGGCTGAAGTTGTTCTAATTCCACAAGTACCTGAAATAAGAGAACATTCTAATATCTCCGAAATAAACAGGGCTGAGCGCTGATCACAAAAGCCCGGCCTCTGCCCACGGGGTTAATTCTCCAGAAAACTGCTGAGGGCTGGAAATTGAGGTGAGAGAGTGCGCCCGGGGCTGTGCCACCCAGGTGGCAGGCTTCTGGGCCAAGCTTGGCTGTGATTTCCCCTCTGGGCTCTGAGAAGCTCAGTTACTCTGTGTCCCTGGCACAGGCGGTGGGGGTGACCAGCATCCTCCAGCCGAGTGGCAAGAGGAGGCATGAACAGACAAGCAGCGGGTGGCCAGGCGGTCACTCGGAGGTGCCCTGAGGAGCTCGGATCAGAAGTCTGCCTGGACTTCTGTCTCAGCACTGGAGCAATCCTCCCAGCCACAACTTCTTCCACCAGCTCTCCAAGGCCAACCTCTCCCCTACACGGCTAAATGTTGTCTTCCCACAGAGTTGCTGTGCAGCCTGCAGCTGTCAGTTTTCAGGCTGAGCCCAGCTCAGGCGATGCCTCCCAGGGATGTGGTTTTTGGCTACAGGAGAGCCCAAAGAAGCAGAAattctgagtcacagccactgcACGGCTTGAAGTTCCCTCAGGCTTGGTCTGTAATGCTGGGCAGACAGGACCCCAGggagagcccccagcccctgccacagcCATCCACACTCCAGAAATCCCCAAGCACAAATCGTCCAGGGCAGGGAAGACTGGACCTAGACAGACAAGGCCACTCCCTCCATCATGCACTCCACCATACAGGCACAGgtgggagctgtgccaggctctcccagcaccacaaggaagaccctctttccttcttctggGGCCCAGGAAGAGCTTCAGAGGAAGAGTTTTGGGGAGCCCGCGGAAACCTAATTCAGCATACTCTCCCTTAAGCGTCCATCCAGAGTCCGTGGCCCTAAGGTGAGGCACTGGGCAGGTGAGCTTCTCAAGGGTTGAGTGCCTCAGGAccctccctctgcagcctggcACCTCAaacctctggggctggcaggaaCCCTCCCAAgggctccctcccctctcctcaggGCTGTTCCCAGGCCTACCTGGCACAGGATGTCTTTAATGTAACCTCCACACAGCTCGTGGCCCCTCAGATCAAAGTAGTCCATGATGTCCTGGTACCGGGCAGCAACACGGCGGTCCTTTCGCTGGTCACAGCAGCCGAAGGACTCATAGTCGGAGCAAAACTCCAGGTGCCGGGACGGCCGGAAAGGGGGTCCATAATCCAGGCACTGGGGGTGTCCCTGCAGCAAGCCCACCTGGCCCATCAGGATCACGAGGCAGAGGGAGATGTCAGAAGAGAGCCTGGGGGGCCAGCAACTCCGACCACCCCTCAGATGAGAACCAGGCTTCCTCGGCATTTCGGCCTTGGGAACACTCAGCTGCTGTTTGCTCAGGCTGGCTTCCCTGCTCTGCCccgttccctccctctcttcctcccccacctcaccccaccccattttttcttccttcctgccccCCCTCGTCCCCAAGTTCTCGGAGGTAGATTCTGAGCCGTGTCCCTCATGAAAGCAGTGGGAGGCGTCCCTAACTGCTCCATTCCAGCTAAACACAAAGCTGGCACAAGCTGAGATGTTGGGGCACATGGCTGCTTAGGCAAAAGGTGCAAAGGCATCAGTGGCAGAGGGGTCGAGTCATTAAAGTACAAAGAATCCCTGCGGCGTAGCGGTGGCGAGGCCAGGAAAGGCATACGTTTTATTGTTTCCTCACAGGCCAAGCAATCCAGTCACTGTGAGGAGACCACACACTACCTGGTCCCAGCCAGGGCTGAAGGACACCCCGAGAACACGGGTGCAGGGCTGGGAAGACGGAGGGGCACATGACAAGAGGCACGGTGTACTGTGTGGTCCTGTGACCTAGAAAGGTGTGTTTGGAGCGGCAGGAAGAGAGTTTCATGAATGCTGCAAGGAGAGGAGAGATGGTGAACGAGAATGAAGGTGCCGTGGTTCATGCCGCTAGACCACCACCACACCGGGTAATTGATGGGTAATGGGAATGTGTTTCTcaggttctggaggctgggggttCAAGATGAGGATGCCAGAAGGTCCTCCCCTGGCGGCACCTTGTTGCCGAGTGCTCACATGGCTGAAGGGGCAAACGCTGTCTTCCCCTGGTAGAAGTGAGGCAAAGAACACACACCACTTCCTACATCCCTTTTATCAGGGGCCAATCCCGCTGACGATGGAGGAGCTCCTCCTAGGGCCCCCACCTCTTAATGCATTAGCAATTACTTTGAACATACAGATTTGGGGGAACACaatcagaccacagcagagggagTGTGGCCCAGTGAGAACAAGGAGGCAGTAAGGGTGCTGTTTGGGACGATTTCATCAGGAAGTACAGGAAGTCTGGGTTGCTTCTGTCACATCTACACTGCTTCAGGGGTACTCTCCACACTCAGCGTTGAGTTCCAACGTTAGTGTCTAAGAACAGGTTTTACTTGAACATGTACCTTACACATAACAGGCCCATGACACATATTTCTTGGAAAAGCAGATGAAGAACACTGGAGTTCCAAACTCACACAGCTCCAAACCCAAATGGGGACATTACTACCTGAACACACTCTCCTTTCAGCACCTCCATGGCTCTGTTCACTCTGTAACCTCCTTCCTGGTCAGATCCCTTTCGGATACAGATGGAATTCAGTGCTACTTGTTCAGACGGACATCCATGGGGGCGCCCTACTGGCTCTCCCACTCCCACCAGAAACAGCCTCTGCCAGGAGGTGCTCAAGAGAACAGTGAGCCTCCATCCAGCTAAGTCTGCACTCACAATGCTCTGGGTAACGAAAGCCCCAAACAGCATTTGGAACACAAACTGTCAACAAATCCCTGCTTTCCAATTTGTCCTGCTCAGAATCCTACCAGGATGGgtgctgtttttaaaacaaaatgcgCCATCCATGACTCACTGGTGACTGTGTGGCTTCCACCAGGCTGCTTGCTCAGAGGTCAGAAGCCGCGGGTGGGAGGAGAAACACTTGGACTCCCTTCAGCCAGTGAATTCAGAGCCACCATAGCCTTCTCAGAAATGGGCAGTCACCATCTGGGCTATGGAAGAATGAATACATTCTCTCATTCCACGCAGGACCTGAGGGTATTTCTTGACATTTATGTCTCAGTTTTCCTTTTGTCATAAAAAATACAGATATCTTACTGTTGAAGGTAAAGAGTCAATGGAAAATTAGCAGGGAAAAATCAGCCAGCAGCATCTCATCAGATATTGTGAGAGCCTGAGTGTATAATTATTGGAACAGGTAACATTTCAGATGGGACTTCAAAACACTTCAGATACATAATACTCATGATTATACAATAAGTAATAACTAAATTTACAATAGAGACTCGGGGTTAATTCATATACTATGTGCAAAGTATTACGCTGGAAGAGGAATGTTTAACAGAGGACTGATtcataaaaacaaactttttcaagAATTTCATGCTCTGAGAAGAAATATCAAGACAGAAGGAGGAATTCTTTTATAATAGTCATCTCCTCCCAAAATTCCTCAACAGAACTTATCACCAAAATATTTCCCCATGGTATTAAATCTAACACTGATCAATTAgaatcaaaaaaatataaaatcatttcaCCACAGGagaatattttattatacaaTTTCAGAGGAAAATCTGCACACAATAACTGTTGTAGCACTGTATTACCTCATTAAACAagtatttttccatttgaaaaacTATTTCTTAATAAATGCTACATTTGGcattacaaaaaatataaattttcaaggaGCAAAGGCAATCAAACTCTTTCTCCAGCTGTAATtgataacaaaagaaaatataaaaatatataaaaataactttttgtagctattaaaacaccaaataaatacaatcaataACTACTGAAATACTACCTAGTAACTTCtgaaaaaacaactaaaatttaATCAGAGTCTTGGATTTACAATATTGTATTTTTTCACTGATTTCTTCATGCGCTTAATTTTCTTCCTTAAGACCTGATGATCCTGTTTTGAGACATACCGAAAGTATCTACAgcctaaaaaagaaaacaaaataaatagttttaatacttaccaaattttgtatttctacATTCTGAAAATTTTGCTTCAACACTAGCATACTAATGATTATGAAAATAGATTTGTATTATACCAATATATCATAAGCATATTCTAAGAGGTACCAACTATTAAAATGTATTACTATGAACATTTTAAGATGTTTCTGATCCTCTGGAATTAAAGCATATATTTTAGCTCAACCCCTGGTTATAGTAATatgcaaattatatatattatacatattaaatACACCTTCTTCAAAAGCAAGCTATTGTAACCTCCCTCCAAACGTCAGCTTGTAAATCAGCCAGAGGGGCAACTATAACAAAAAAAGTTCTCC is a genomic window containing:
- the HHIPL2 gene encoding HHIP-like protein 2, encoding MPRKPGSHLRGGRSCWPPRLSSDISLCLVILMGQVGLLQGHPQCLDYGPPFRPSRHLEFCSDYESFGCCDQRKDRRVAARYQDIMDYFDLRGHELCGGYIKDILCQECSPYAAHLYDAENPHTPLRNLPGLCSDYCSAFHSNCHSAISLLTNDRGLQDAQAKDSARFCHLLNLPDEDYCFPNVLRNDHLNRQLGVVAEDPEGCLQLCLAEVANGLRNPVSMVHAGDGSHRFFVAEQVGVVWVYLPDGSRLEQPFLDLKSVVLTTPWIGDERGFLGLAFHPKFRRNRKFYIYYSFLGKKKVEKIRISEMKVSPADPNKADPKSERVILEIEEPASNHNGGQILFGVDGYMYIFTGDGGQAGDPFGKFGNAQNKSSLLGKVLRINVNGAGSDGRQYRIPWDNPFVSEPGAHPAIYAYGVRNMWRCAVDRGDPITRRGRGRIFCGDVGQNKFEEVDLIIKGGNYGWRAKEGFECYDRKLCHNASLDDILPIYAYGHAVGKSVTGGYVYRGCESPNLNGLYIFGDFMSGRLMALQEDRRTEKWKKRDVCLGNTMTCAFPGLISNYSKFIISFAEDEAGELYFLATSYPSAYAPYGSIYRFVDPSRRAPPGKCRYKPVPVKTKSKRIPFRPLAKTVLDLLKEQSGGAARSASNVTLASSADRTSPRKPAPPTDSKTRVRGPGRKKKARVWSPAPQRLRKQSLTAARSGRMRPSSRRGPAGGGSFP